The proteins below are encoded in one region of Carassius auratus strain Wakin linkage group LG44F, ASM336829v1, whole genome shotgun sequence:
- the LOC113068319 gene encoding phosphatase and actin regulator 4A isoform X1: protein MGQGASTRTLNPNPAYITGDEVDHSVPESDGAGNPVAKGKGKFPSLGNFFKPWKWRKKRSSEKFKETSEVLERKISMRKPREELIERGLLKDIPENSTATQLAHESNDVNHKAPPVKNGHTAPVPGERRSDTGSEVKAPSSRPQGEEQRNSLAPEPERRNRAPSDVSRNRQPLDVDARTRIPPDTDRRSRPESDLERPAGSLQRERPGQEEGRYRREERDEKAGKDRERRDRKDDREGRGERRDERDRRDRRPDKEDGYGKGEREEREKERRNDREKREEKDLRENKDRKQPRDRKEDHERRDEPERVDERKEQNERREDRDRDRREERDRKDERERRDVRRPEPVKHVSDGKLFRPQSEQEMRPLSQKSSSDIGLKVRPFSEAVQSSTLPRYTPAEEESRARTGSVGVRFVPEPKPAPITSTKESQLPPKQAILPPKWLMGSSSTETAPVPSSSSSSSSSSSSSSSAPPIAKPPPRTVSLNVDDSSRNNPSPPVTAGDCEVPPTAPSQSTPPTAPSHSNPPTAPSQSTPPAPKQPPVPPPKPTQHNSNTALQASTLQRSYKASPPQYWTRWRWQADSGGYLSLPTYLSQRGAQLRPVDPSQVPVQVKRSPPVPPKRMTPVTKHHSDDSSANQHEPPSPGPTSIPVPAPASVPPPAQSDDSRNSNSEALSPPPNHIPPTPPRAHPPPEVPHVDPPSPTTEPPSHLPLPLYLRIQKALSSPGPVQANPEGSQRAHSLLFELPPDFLTEAPGGGRYSLPVTIEPLRLPEDDDFDIEEELEKLRPAPRPTQQPELEARSRRCLVGDPRVTIIPEDAGHANSDDEDGGSDSDGPILYRDDDEEDEDVPMSGLALRVKRKDTLALKLERQLEKEQSPDQENITWNNKEQWEAVRSKIGTALTRRLSQRPTAQELEQRNILLAKNEADRRAERSEIKRRLTRKLSQRPTVAELQARKILRFHEYVESTHAQDYDRRADKPWTKLTPADKAAIRKELNEFKSSEMEVHVESRIYTRFHRP from the exons ATGGGACAGGGAGCGAGTACTCGGACTTTAAACCCGAACCCTGCCTACATAACAG GTGATGAAGTGGATCATAGCGTCCCGGAGAGCGATGGAGCAGGAAACCCTGTGGCGAAGGGCAAGGGCAAGTTCCCCAGCCTGGGCAATTTTTTCAAACCCTGGAAGTGGAGGAAGAAGAGAAGCAGCGAAAAGTTCAAGGAGACATCTGAAG TGCTGGAGAGGAAGATTTCGATGAGGAAACCCAGAGAGGAGCTGATCGAGCGAGGGTTACTGAAGGACATCCCAGAAAATAGTACGGCAACCCAGCTTGCTCATG AGAGTAATGACGTGAATCACAAAGCTCCTCCGGTGAAGAACGGCCACACTGCTCCAGTGCCTGGAGAGCGCAGGTCAGACacagggtcagaggtcaaggCGCCGTCTTCACGGCCACAAGGAGAAGAACAGAGGAACAGCCTCGCACCCGAACCGGAGCGCCGCAACCGAGCGCCCTCCGACGTCAGTCGCAACCGCCAGCCGCTGGACGTGGACGCTCGGACGCGGATACCACCCGACACAGACCGACGCAGCCGACCCGAGTCAGACCTGGAGAGACCAGCGGGAtctttacagagagagagaccagGACAGGAGGAGGGACGATATCGGCGGGAGGAAAGAGACGAGAAAGCAGGCAAGGACCGAGAACGACGGGATAGAAAAGATGACCGGGAAGGAAGAGGCGAACGCAGAGATGAACGAGATAGACGAGACAGGAGGCCGGATAAAGAGGACGGGTATGGAAAAGGTGAGCGAGAGGAACGCGAGAAAGAGAGGAGGAATGACAGGGAAAAGCGGGAAGAGAAAGACTTGAGAGAAAACAAGGACAGAAAACAGCCACGGGACAGGAAAGAGGATCACGAAAGACGGGATGAGCCCGAGAGAGTAGACGAGCGAAAGGAGCAGAACGAGAGGAGAGAAGACCGGGATCGGGATAGACGCGAGGAAAGAGACCGGAAAGATGAGAGAGAACGGAGAGACGTCAGGAGGCCAGAGCCTGTGAAACATGTGTCCGATGGGAAACTCTTCCGGCCTCAGTCAGAACAGGAGATGCGTCCTCTTTCTCAGAAGAGCTCGTCTGACATCGGACTGAAGGTCCGGCCCTTTTCAGAGGCCGTCCAGAGCAGCACACTGCCACGATACACACCTGcagaggaggagtccagggcacGCACAG GATCAGTGGGTGTGCGGTTTGTTCCCGAGCCCAAACCTGCACCAATCACCTCCACTAAAGAGTCCCAGCTGCCCCCTAAACAGGCCATTCTCCCTCCAAAGTGGCTGATGGGTTCCTCCTCCACTGAGACTGCTCCGGtcccatcctcctcctcctcctcatcatcatcgtcttcatcatcatcctctgcTCCTCCCATTGCTAAGCCTCCTCCTCGGACTGTGTCTTTAAACGTAGACGACTCCTCCCGCAATAATCCCAGTCCTCCCGTAACAGCAGGAGACTGTGAAGTCCCTCCCACTGCTCCCTCCCAATCCACCCCTCCCACGGCACCCTCCCACTCCAACCCTCCCACTGCTCCCTCCCAATCCACCCCTCCTGCCCCCAAACAGCCACCAGTGCCCCCTCCCAAACCCACCCAGCACAACAGCAACACAGCGCTGCAAG CTTCAACGTTACAAAGATCTTACAAAGCTTCGCCTCCTCAGTACTGGACGAGATGGAGATGGCAGGCAGACTCTGGAGGCTATCTCTCCCTGCCCACCTACCTCAGCCAAAGGGGTGCTCAGCTCCGCCCAG tGGATCCCTCTCAAGTCCCGGTCCAAGTCAAGCGATCTCCTCCCGTTCCTCCAAAGAGGATGACTCCTGTGACCAAACACCACTCAGATGACTCTTCGGCCAATCAGCATGAGCCTCCGTCTCCAGGCCCCACCTCCATCCCAGTCCCAGCCCCTGCTTCTGTCCCGCCCCCTGCCCAATCAGATGACAGTAGAAACTCAAACTCTGAAGCACTCTCTCCTCCTCCGAACCATATCCCGCCAACCCCTCCTCGTGCCCACCCACCCCCTGAGGTCCCCCACGTGGACCCGCCCAGCCCTACCACAGAGCCGCCCTCTCATCTGCCCTTACCTCTGTACTTGCGTATCCAGAAAGCCTTGAGCAGCCCAGGCCCAGTCCAGGCCAACCCGGAGGGATCCCAGCGAGCTCATTCGCTTCTGTTTGAATTACCGCCGGACTTTCTCACGGAGGCCCCAGGAGGGGGGCGGTACTCTCTTCCCGTCACTATCGAACCTCTGCGACT GCCTGAAGATGATGATTTTGACATTGAAGAAGAGCTGGAGAAGCTGCGACCCGCCCCTCGGCCCACACAGCAGCCGGAGCTGGAGGCGCGCAGTCGTCGCTGTCTGGTGGGAGACCCGCGGGTCACTATCATTCCTGAAGATGCGGGACATGCAAACAGTGATGATGAGGACGGTGGGAGTGATTCGGATGGACCCATCCTTTACAGAGACGACGATGAAGAAGATGAGGATGTTCCCATGA GTGGTCTCGCGCTCCGTGTGAAGCGTAAGGACACTTTGGCACTGAAGCTGGAGCGTCAGCTGGAGAAGGAGCAGTCTCCGGACCAGGAGAACATCACCTGGAACAACAAAGAGCAGTGGGAAGCTGTCCGCAGCAAGATCGGCACCGCACTCACAAG GAGGTTGAGTCAGAGACCCACCGCACAAGAGCTTGAGCAGAGAAACATCCTGCTAG CCAAGAATGAAGCTGACCGACGAGCAGAAAGGAGTGAAATCAAGCGCAGACTGACCAGAAAG ttgtcCCAGAGGCCCACGGTGGCCGAGCTGCAGGCCAGAAAGATCCTGCGCTTTCATGAGTATGTGGAGTCCACTCACGCTCAAGACTACGACCGGCGCGCAGACAAACCCTGGACCAAACTCACCCCTGCTGACAAG GCGGCCATAAGAAAAGAGCTGAACGAGTTTAAGAGCTCAGAAATGGAAGTTCACGTGGAGAGCAGGATATACACCAG GTTTCATCGGCCATAA
- the LOC113068319 gene encoding phosphatase and actin regulator 4A isoform X2, with product MGQGASTRTLNPNPAYITGDEVDHSVPESDGAGNPVAKGKGKFPSLGNFFKPWKWRKKRSSEKFKETSEVLERKISMRKPREELIERGLLKDIPENKSNDVNHKAPPVKNGHTAPVPGERRSDTGSEVKAPSSRPQGEEQRNSLAPEPERRNRAPSDVSRNRQPLDVDARTRIPPDTDRRSRPESDLERPAGSLQRERPGQEEGRYRREERDEKAGKDRERRDRKDDREGRGERRDERDRRDRRPDKEDGYGKGEREEREKERRNDREKREEKDLRENKDRKQPRDRKEDHERRDEPERVDERKEQNERREDRDRDRREERDRKDERERRDVRRPEPVKHVSDGKLFRPQSEQEMRPLSQKSSSDIGLKVRPFSEAVQSSTLPRYTPAEEESRARTGSVGVRFVPEPKPAPITSTKESQLPPKQAILPPKWLMGSSSTETAPVPSSSSSSSSSSSSSSSAPPIAKPPPRTVSLNVDDSSRNNPSPPVTAGDCEVPPTAPSQSTPPTAPSHSNPPTAPSQSTPPAPKQPPVPPPKPTQHNSNTALQASTLQRSYKASPPQYWTRWRWQADSGGYLSLPTYLSQRGAQLRPVDPSQVPVQVKRSPPVPPKRMTPVTKHHSDDSSANQHEPPSPGPTSIPVPAPASVPPPAQSDDSRNSNSEALSPPPNHIPPTPPRAHPPPEVPHVDPPSPTTEPPSHLPLPLYLRIQKALSSPGPVQANPEGSQRAHSLLFELPPDFLTEAPGGGRYSLPVTIEPLRLPEDDDFDIEEELEKLRPAPRPTQQPELEARSRRCLVGDPRVTIIPEDAGHANSDDEDGGSDSDGPILYRDDDEEDEDVPMSGLALRVKRKDTLALKLERQLEKEQSPDQENITWNNKEQWEAVRSKIGTALTRRLSQRPTAQELEQRNILLAKNEADRRAERSEIKRRLTRKLSQRPTVAELQARKILRFHEYVESTHAQDYDRRADKPWTKLTPADKAAIRKELNEFKSSEMEVHVESRIYTRFHRP from the exons ATGGGACAGGGAGCGAGTACTCGGACTTTAAACCCGAACCCTGCCTACATAACAG GTGATGAAGTGGATCATAGCGTCCCGGAGAGCGATGGAGCAGGAAACCCTGTGGCGAAGGGCAAGGGCAAGTTCCCCAGCCTGGGCAATTTTTTCAAACCCTGGAAGTGGAGGAAGAAGAGAAGCAGCGAAAAGTTCAAGGAGACATCTGAAG TGCTGGAGAGGAAGATTTCGATGAGGAAACCCAGAGAGGAGCTGATCGAGCGAGGGTTACTGAAGGACATCCCAGAAAATA AGAGTAATGACGTGAATCACAAAGCTCCTCCGGTGAAGAACGGCCACACTGCTCCAGTGCCTGGAGAGCGCAGGTCAGACacagggtcagaggtcaaggCGCCGTCTTCACGGCCACAAGGAGAAGAACAGAGGAACAGCCTCGCACCCGAACCGGAGCGCCGCAACCGAGCGCCCTCCGACGTCAGTCGCAACCGCCAGCCGCTGGACGTGGACGCTCGGACGCGGATACCACCCGACACAGACCGACGCAGCCGACCCGAGTCAGACCTGGAGAGACCAGCGGGAtctttacagagagagagaccagGACAGGAGGAGGGACGATATCGGCGGGAGGAAAGAGACGAGAAAGCAGGCAAGGACCGAGAACGACGGGATAGAAAAGATGACCGGGAAGGAAGAGGCGAACGCAGAGATGAACGAGATAGACGAGACAGGAGGCCGGATAAAGAGGACGGGTATGGAAAAGGTGAGCGAGAGGAACGCGAGAAAGAGAGGAGGAATGACAGGGAAAAGCGGGAAGAGAAAGACTTGAGAGAAAACAAGGACAGAAAACAGCCACGGGACAGGAAAGAGGATCACGAAAGACGGGATGAGCCCGAGAGAGTAGACGAGCGAAAGGAGCAGAACGAGAGGAGAGAAGACCGGGATCGGGATAGACGCGAGGAAAGAGACCGGAAAGATGAGAGAGAACGGAGAGACGTCAGGAGGCCAGAGCCTGTGAAACATGTGTCCGATGGGAAACTCTTCCGGCCTCAGTCAGAACAGGAGATGCGTCCTCTTTCTCAGAAGAGCTCGTCTGACATCGGACTGAAGGTCCGGCCCTTTTCAGAGGCCGTCCAGAGCAGCACACTGCCACGATACACACCTGcagaggaggagtccagggcacGCACAG GATCAGTGGGTGTGCGGTTTGTTCCCGAGCCCAAACCTGCACCAATCACCTCCACTAAAGAGTCCCAGCTGCCCCCTAAACAGGCCATTCTCCCTCCAAAGTGGCTGATGGGTTCCTCCTCCACTGAGACTGCTCCGGtcccatcctcctcctcctcctcatcatcatcgtcttcatcatcatcctctgcTCCTCCCATTGCTAAGCCTCCTCCTCGGACTGTGTCTTTAAACGTAGACGACTCCTCCCGCAATAATCCCAGTCCTCCCGTAACAGCAGGAGACTGTGAAGTCCCTCCCACTGCTCCCTCCCAATCCACCCCTCCCACGGCACCCTCCCACTCCAACCCTCCCACTGCTCCCTCCCAATCCACCCCTCCTGCCCCCAAACAGCCACCAGTGCCCCCTCCCAAACCCACCCAGCACAACAGCAACACAGCGCTGCAAG CTTCAACGTTACAAAGATCTTACAAAGCTTCGCCTCCTCAGTACTGGACGAGATGGAGATGGCAGGCAGACTCTGGAGGCTATCTCTCCCTGCCCACCTACCTCAGCCAAAGGGGTGCTCAGCTCCGCCCAG tGGATCCCTCTCAAGTCCCGGTCCAAGTCAAGCGATCTCCTCCCGTTCCTCCAAAGAGGATGACTCCTGTGACCAAACACCACTCAGATGACTCTTCGGCCAATCAGCATGAGCCTCCGTCTCCAGGCCCCACCTCCATCCCAGTCCCAGCCCCTGCTTCTGTCCCGCCCCCTGCCCAATCAGATGACAGTAGAAACTCAAACTCTGAAGCACTCTCTCCTCCTCCGAACCATATCCCGCCAACCCCTCCTCGTGCCCACCCACCCCCTGAGGTCCCCCACGTGGACCCGCCCAGCCCTACCACAGAGCCGCCCTCTCATCTGCCCTTACCTCTGTACTTGCGTATCCAGAAAGCCTTGAGCAGCCCAGGCCCAGTCCAGGCCAACCCGGAGGGATCCCAGCGAGCTCATTCGCTTCTGTTTGAATTACCGCCGGACTTTCTCACGGAGGCCCCAGGAGGGGGGCGGTACTCTCTTCCCGTCACTATCGAACCTCTGCGACT GCCTGAAGATGATGATTTTGACATTGAAGAAGAGCTGGAGAAGCTGCGACCCGCCCCTCGGCCCACACAGCAGCCGGAGCTGGAGGCGCGCAGTCGTCGCTGTCTGGTGGGAGACCCGCGGGTCACTATCATTCCTGAAGATGCGGGACATGCAAACAGTGATGATGAGGACGGTGGGAGTGATTCGGATGGACCCATCCTTTACAGAGACGACGATGAAGAAGATGAGGATGTTCCCATGA GTGGTCTCGCGCTCCGTGTGAAGCGTAAGGACACTTTGGCACTGAAGCTGGAGCGTCAGCTGGAGAAGGAGCAGTCTCCGGACCAGGAGAACATCACCTGGAACAACAAAGAGCAGTGGGAAGCTGTCCGCAGCAAGATCGGCACCGCACTCACAAG GAGGTTGAGTCAGAGACCCACCGCACAAGAGCTTGAGCAGAGAAACATCCTGCTAG CCAAGAATGAAGCTGACCGACGAGCAGAAAGGAGTGAAATCAAGCGCAGACTGACCAGAAAG ttgtcCCAGAGGCCCACGGTGGCCGAGCTGCAGGCCAGAAAGATCCTGCGCTTTCATGAGTATGTGGAGTCCACTCACGCTCAAGACTACGACCGGCGCGCAGACAAACCCTGGACCAAACTCACCCCTGCTGACAAG GCGGCCATAAGAAAAGAGCTGAACGAGTTTAAGAGCTCAGAAATGGAAGTTCACGTGGAGAGCAGGATATACACCAG GTTTCATCGGCCATAA
- the LOC113068319 gene encoding phosphatase and actin regulator 4A isoform X6: MGQGASTRTLNPNPAYITGDEVDHSVPESDGAGNPVAKGKGKFPSLGNFFKPWKWRKKRSSEKFKETSEVLERKISMRKPREELIERGLLKDIPENSTATQLAHESNDVNHKAPPVKNGHTAPVPGERRSDTGSEVKAPSSRPQGEEQRNSLAPEPERRNRAPSDVSRNRQPLDVDARTRIPPDTDRRSRPESDLERPAGSLQRERPGQEEGRYRREERDEKAGKDRERRDRKDDREGRGERRDERDRRDRRPDKEDGYGKGEREEREKERRNDREKREEKDLRENKDRKQPRDRKEDHERRDEPERVDERKEQNERREDRDRDRREERDRKDERERRDVRRPEPVKHVSDGKLFRPQSEQEMRPLSQKSSSDIGLKVRPFSEAVQSSTLPRYTPAEEESRARTASTLQRSYKASPPQYWTRWRWQADSGGYLSLPTYLSQRGAQLRPVDPSQVPVQVKRSPPVPPKRMTPVTKHHSDDSSANQHEPPSPGPTSIPVPAPASVPPPAQSDDSRNSNSEALSPPPNHIPPTPPRAHPPPEVPHVDPPSPTTEPPSHLPLPLYLRIQKALSSPGPVQANPEGSQRAHSLLFELPPDFLTEAPGGGRYSLPVTIEPLRLPEDDDFDIEEELEKLRPAPRPTQQPELEARSRRCLVGDPRVTIIPEDAGHANSDDEDGGSDSDGPILYRDDDEEDEDVPMSGLALRVKRKDTLALKLERQLEKEQSPDQENITWNNKEQWEAVRSKIGTALTRRLSQRPTAQELEQRNILLAKNEADRRAERSEIKRRLTRKLSQRPTVAELQARKILRFHEYVESTHAQDYDRRADKPWTKLTPADKAAIRKELNEFKSSEMEVHVESRIYTRFHRP; encoded by the exons ATGGGACAGGGAGCGAGTACTCGGACTTTAAACCCGAACCCTGCCTACATAACAG GTGATGAAGTGGATCATAGCGTCCCGGAGAGCGATGGAGCAGGAAACCCTGTGGCGAAGGGCAAGGGCAAGTTCCCCAGCCTGGGCAATTTTTTCAAACCCTGGAAGTGGAGGAAGAAGAGAAGCAGCGAAAAGTTCAAGGAGACATCTGAAG TGCTGGAGAGGAAGATTTCGATGAGGAAACCCAGAGAGGAGCTGATCGAGCGAGGGTTACTGAAGGACATCCCAGAAAATAGTACGGCAACCCAGCTTGCTCATG AGAGTAATGACGTGAATCACAAAGCTCCTCCGGTGAAGAACGGCCACACTGCTCCAGTGCCTGGAGAGCGCAGGTCAGACacagggtcagaggtcaaggCGCCGTCTTCACGGCCACAAGGAGAAGAACAGAGGAACAGCCTCGCACCCGAACCGGAGCGCCGCAACCGAGCGCCCTCCGACGTCAGTCGCAACCGCCAGCCGCTGGACGTGGACGCTCGGACGCGGATACCACCCGACACAGACCGACGCAGCCGACCCGAGTCAGACCTGGAGAGACCAGCGGGAtctttacagagagagagaccagGACAGGAGGAGGGACGATATCGGCGGGAGGAAAGAGACGAGAAAGCAGGCAAGGACCGAGAACGACGGGATAGAAAAGATGACCGGGAAGGAAGAGGCGAACGCAGAGATGAACGAGATAGACGAGACAGGAGGCCGGATAAAGAGGACGGGTATGGAAAAGGTGAGCGAGAGGAACGCGAGAAAGAGAGGAGGAATGACAGGGAAAAGCGGGAAGAGAAAGACTTGAGAGAAAACAAGGACAGAAAACAGCCACGGGACAGGAAAGAGGATCACGAAAGACGGGATGAGCCCGAGAGAGTAGACGAGCGAAAGGAGCAGAACGAGAGGAGAGAAGACCGGGATCGGGATAGACGCGAGGAAAGAGACCGGAAAGATGAGAGAGAACGGAGAGACGTCAGGAGGCCAGAGCCTGTGAAACATGTGTCCGATGGGAAACTCTTCCGGCCTCAGTCAGAACAGGAGATGCGTCCTCTTTCTCAGAAGAGCTCGTCTGACATCGGACTGAAGGTCCGGCCCTTTTCAGAGGCCGTCCAGAGCAGCACACTGCCACGATACACACCTGcagaggaggagtccagggcacGCACAG CTTCAACGTTACAAAGATCTTACAAAGCTTCGCCTCCTCAGTACTGGACGAGATGGAGATGGCAGGCAGACTCTGGAGGCTATCTCTCCCTGCCCACCTACCTCAGCCAAAGGGGTGCTCAGCTCCGCCCAG tGGATCCCTCTCAAGTCCCGGTCCAAGTCAAGCGATCTCCTCCCGTTCCTCCAAAGAGGATGACTCCTGTGACCAAACACCACTCAGATGACTCTTCGGCCAATCAGCATGAGCCTCCGTCTCCAGGCCCCACCTCCATCCCAGTCCCAGCCCCTGCTTCTGTCCCGCCCCCTGCCCAATCAGATGACAGTAGAAACTCAAACTCTGAAGCACTCTCTCCTCCTCCGAACCATATCCCGCCAACCCCTCCTCGTGCCCACCCACCCCCTGAGGTCCCCCACGTGGACCCGCCCAGCCCTACCACAGAGCCGCCCTCTCATCTGCCCTTACCTCTGTACTTGCGTATCCAGAAAGCCTTGAGCAGCCCAGGCCCAGTCCAGGCCAACCCGGAGGGATCCCAGCGAGCTCATTCGCTTCTGTTTGAATTACCGCCGGACTTTCTCACGGAGGCCCCAGGAGGGGGGCGGTACTCTCTTCCCGTCACTATCGAACCTCTGCGACT GCCTGAAGATGATGATTTTGACATTGAAGAAGAGCTGGAGAAGCTGCGACCCGCCCCTCGGCCCACACAGCAGCCGGAGCTGGAGGCGCGCAGTCGTCGCTGTCTGGTGGGAGACCCGCGGGTCACTATCATTCCTGAAGATGCGGGACATGCAAACAGTGATGATGAGGACGGTGGGAGTGATTCGGATGGACCCATCCTTTACAGAGACGACGATGAAGAAGATGAGGATGTTCCCATGA GTGGTCTCGCGCTCCGTGTGAAGCGTAAGGACACTTTGGCACTGAAGCTGGAGCGTCAGCTGGAGAAGGAGCAGTCTCCGGACCAGGAGAACATCACCTGGAACAACAAAGAGCAGTGGGAAGCTGTCCGCAGCAAGATCGGCACCGCACTCACAAG GAGGTTGAGTCAGAGACCCACCGCACAAGAGCTTGAGCAGAGAAACATCCTGCTAG CCAAGAATGAAGCTGACCGACGAGCAGAAAGGAGTGAAATCAAGCGCAGACTGACCAGAAAG ttgtcCCAGAGGCCCACGGTGGCCGAGCTGCAGGCCAGAAAGATCCTGCGCTTTCATGAGTATGTGGAGTCCACTCACGCTCAAGACTACGACCGGCGCGCAGACAAACCCTGGACCAAACTCACCCCTGCTGACAAG GCGGCCATAAGAAAAGAGCTGAACGAGTTTAAGAGCTCAGAAATGGAAGTTCACGTGGAGAGCAGGATATACACCAG GTTTCATCGGCCATAA